Genomic window (Streptomyces liliiviolaceus):
TCGCCTTCACCACCTCGGGCGCGGTGCGGGTGGTGGCGGTCACGGTCATCGCGCTGGTGGCGGTCTCCGTGTGGGCGTACTACGACCACCGGACCGAGAATCCGGCGGCTCGGCGGCGCTGACGTGCTGCTGGTGGGCCGCGGTCAGGGGCCCTTTGGTCGTGTCGCGGGTCAGGGGCCGGGGCCCGGGTCCGGTTCCACGGCGTCGGTGATGCCGGCGCGGGCGGCTTCGAGCTGGGCGGCGAAGGCGACTCCGAGGAAGAGCGCGACCGCGGTGAGGTTGGCCCACAGCAGCAGGGCCACGAACGCGGTGAGCGGGCCGTAGACGGCACCGAACGACCCGCTCCTGGCGACGTACAGCGCCAGCAGCCAGGTGGCCGCGACCCACAGCACCAGATGGACCGCCGAGCCGAAGGCCAGCCAGGTGTAGCCGGGCTGGTCCCGGCGGGGAGCCCAGCGGAAGATCACCGCGGAGGCGACCCACACCAGCACCACGCCCAGGGGCACTTCGAGCGGCCCCCACCAGGCGAGGCCGTCCCGGGACCAGCCGAGGGCCTCCACCACCGACTCCCCCACCGCGTCACCGGCGACCAGGACGAGGAACCCCAGCACGAGGGGCATGCCCGCGGTGAGGGCGAGGAGCAGCGAGCGGCCGTACTTGA
Coding sequences:
- a CDS encoding YihY/virulence factor BrkB family protein, which gives rise to MGTAVHVPQTRDMIGEELSGDEALAALRRYGGRRLLVDAFSRFRYADGFTNARSLAFQVVLGMVPFTIALVGVATTVHTESIGRIIELTLGRIVPGASADLVEEALDKTARSAGSGIWGALAMWLGLAFAVLNLASAMGQVERGANRIYGIERDRPFLVKYGRSLLLALTAGMPLVLGFLVLVAGDAVGESVVEALGWSRDGLAWWGPLEVPLGVVLVWVASAVIFRWAPRRDQPGYTWLAFGSAVHLVLWVAATWLLALYVARSGSFGAVYGPLTAFVALLLWANLTAVALFLGVAFAAQLEAARAGITDAVEPDPGPGP